TCGATAAGAGTCCTCCACTTTCGTTTTCTTTATAAATCGATCATCGGCATTGCGTTATGCCGATCGAGATCGTCAGCGATCAGTGATTCATAAATGCTCGACGACGCTTTGGAAAATAAACCTACGCGCCAGACCGAGCGAACAGCGTCATTCGTCTGTAGGAAATATTTAATCATTTCCACTGATTTAGACGGTCGGTACGCTTACGATTTAGACCATAGTTCTCCCTACTTTCAGCCATCAGCCATTATTATTATCGAATAAtgccctttttcacaaacttataCAGCTAGACCAGAcgcgtaaataaaaaattaatcgacgtATGTAGATTACTCCGCAGATCGAAGTGGATTCCGTTTTCGAGCACTCGACGCGACGAGGTGAATCGAATCGAATCGAACTCGATTTCGGGCAACGGTGCCTATAGCCGAGAAGGCACGGCGAAATTGTGGCGTTACGAAAGTTGGTTCGCGATACGCGTGACGGACTTTATCGTCGTTTGCATAGGGACACGATACGTTGGGCGTCGAGATAACTCGAGCAACGCGAAATGGTGTATCATCTGGAACAACGTTTCGTTTCGAAAACAGGCGTCGCTATCTGTCCGAACGAGACCCGATTTCGCGAGTCGAGAACGGTTAGACAGCCACTGTGTAAAAATGTTTATCAGATTGTCGGAAGTACTCGAATGATTACAAAGAGCGTTACGTGGGATTCTCTGTACTCGAAGATGCTGCCTTTGATATTTACGACGATAAAGCGTTAGCGGGTAACTATCGATTGCGATCGATAGGGCGTTTATCTAGCGCGAGCAATTACAGCGCGCGAACGGAGATTCGCGAAGGTCGCGCGCGATCTATTTCTGGGTCACCGTTTCGATTCGGACCGAGTTTTCTCCTCTTAGCAACCGGCGCTGTTTTTCTTCTCCGTGGCCGGTATTTTTAGGCGGATCCGTTGGTATCGATCTTTGCGAAAAATTCCGTGCCGCGATGTTTACGCGAATAACAGGCGTGGCTCGTTCGCGGATGCGGTCATCGGTCCGACAAAATTGTTTACGCGGTTAAGAAAGGCATGGTTTTCATCGGGCGATCGACGAGTTTCCGCGGCTTTCCCTCGACGAGCTCGATTACGACATCGCGTTCACGACTTCCTGCTTTTTTAACGCCGGTAGTATCGTGTCGTCGTGTTTTCCACTTCGCCTTCCTCGAATGTTCCCTTCCTTTTCGCGAAGCAACGCCATTCGTTATCGACCGGACCTAACTAATACTCGTTAACGTTTGTCATTATGCTAAACTTGGTACGAGAGTGTAAAAAAAATCATCGATTTTACTTTACAAAGTACTGGAAGAACTAGCATTTCTTTCGTTTTAGAACCTAACGACTGATTTCCCGTCTACTCGTTTCCGAGTAaaggaaaaaattgaatttggTCCCAATTTCCGACGCGATTCCTTCATAGTTCAAGTGTGAAAGTTAAAAATAAACGCTCGTTCGTGAAATGCAAACGAGTGGAATTCTTTTTAAACGTATTTATATGTCCCATGTAAAACACGACAtgaatatttatattgtttttGATAAAACAACTCGCGCCTCGGAAGTAAGATGGTGTAACGGCTATCAAAGTGTTAATTATGCAAATATCCATCCACAGTCTCAGAAGAGGATCTAGATTAGAATATCTTAACCTGTTAATTAATGAGTTAAAAAGACACAGTTTACACGTATAGATGATTATTAAACAATGGGTATTTCCAAGGATATATTCTTCGATAAATCATTTTAAGTAAAATCGATCTTTCTTCTTGGATTCCGTAGTCACGATATAATGCAGGAAAATCTCGGTAAATCGCGTTGGATTGGGAATAATTGATCGACGATTAAACGAATTACATACTGAATATTAAATGTACTCGTCTCGAAAGTTCCAAGGATTTTCCAACGATCGTCATTCTCGTCATCTCCGGGTAAAAAGGTTAAATATGGCGTAGTTGGAGTCGATCGATAATTTCCGTCAGAAACAAAGTTCGGTTTATCGCGTTGGGATCTGCACGACGACGATCCTCGAATCGACGGATCGCTGACGGTCACCGGTTACCTTCTCGACGACGACACGTCATCGTCCTCGACTTTGGAGCGTTTCGTATCCAGGAAGAAACGACGTTCGAGAAGGTTTGCGCTCGGAGAATACTAAAACCGTTTCTTAGTTGCCTTTCGTCTTGTCCGTGAGCGCTCGTCGGCTCTCGTGCCCCGTCGATCGGTTGCTCGTAATAATAACAACGTATTGCCGCGCTGTTGCATAATTTGTTTCGCCGTTCTTTTACAGATCCGCATATAAAGGTCGCGGGTCGACCCGATGACGTGCGAACCGCTAAGGAGAAGATAATGGAAATTTTGGACACGAGGGTAAGCGAACCGACGACTTTCCCGTGATTTTCTCCTTTTCGAGCGACTCGACGTGTTGGTTTCGCTCCGCGGAAAATCTTGGACTCGTCGACGAGAGAAAGATAAAGCATCCGGCGCTCTGGTGTCATGGGCGTTTCTCTGGTTTTTACCGAAACGTTACGTCAGTCGCGAGATTAGCGACGACCTCGTCGATCAGCTTTTGACTTTCAGCATGGCGAATTGATCGGCTCCGTACAAACATTACTCCGGCTCTTATCGCAGATAATCCGTCCGGACGATAATAGAAACTTGCGCGTAACGAGTCCTTTGTAACAATGTGCCCGTGTAATCGATATCATCGTCCGATATTGATTTTTTTCGACGCgtcgttttctttcttttttctttctttctgcttttttcttcttcttttcgtTTAGAACCGCGCGTGGTAAATTTCCGTCGTATCGTGCGTCGTTATTTTTCGCGGAAAAGTCGTGGGCTTTTATCAAACCGATCGAAATCACGGCTTCGCGGTGGAAAGTCAACACACGGACACCATCTGGAATATGTCGAGGCTCTCGATTAGATAATTTCGTacgtttaatttataaatacgcGTATCCAAAAATACAGAATTATCTGTATTTCTTTTAAAGAATCATACGATTTTTCAGTTTTATCGAGCGAAACAACATTTACGATTCCCCAACGTATACATTTCGCTCCCTCCCTCCCCCTCCATATCGTTCACGAATATAATTTACGTACAAATGGTTTGCGCTCGTCGCGTCGTTGAAAATGTTTAGGGAAAAGTAAGTTGCCGCTAAAGAGAAAATGCTAAGCAAAGTCGAAGATAAGATAATAAGATTTATGTATGCGTATCGCGTACGTAAATCAGTCTTCTTACCGTCCGACTCGGGGCAGATATTTTCAAAACATCGATTGTACGCGATCGGCCATGAAATTAATATTAGCTTCGCGTATCGATGCCTCGACGTACCTGCGGAATCTTTCGATACAGCGTCCAATATTTTCTAAACGGTAAGCCGTGGACACTCGAAACCGGATATCGTTGGTTTCAGTCACCCACGTCGATGTGCAAAAGCTGATCGAAAAGTCAGCGTGTAAAAAGGATCGTACGTTCGGTTCGAAAGGAACCGCGAAAGGCAAAACGAGCGTAAAACTAGAGTCTTTGTTCCCGTTTGTCGTTTTACGGTAGACTAGAAGCAACGGTTGCGGGTCAACGCTCGGTTCTAACAGAAATATCGCGTGTAACCGCGCTCGCATCCTTTGATCCCGGATCGCGAGACTTTCGCCCGGTTCTACCGGCATCTTCGGCACCCATGGCTCCTTGTTTTCTAATACGATCTCgcggttttctttttaattgccGGTCGCGTAAGCAGCACCGAGGAAAGGGATCGGGAGTCCGATACCACGTAGGAAGAAGTCATTCTATTTATACGCGGACGTTGTCTCGCGAATTCCCAGCCGAGAAAGCGAGACGTCCTGTGCCGCGACGATTCGGCTCGCGTTTCCTTGCCCGCGTACCGTTATCTCCGGCGCACCGTAGCCTTCGGGGCCCTCTGCGCCCCCAGACTTGCCCGCGGGCTTCCCTCCCGACTAGCGATGGCTTCGACACCGCCTGGATTCGAGCCTCCGCAAACCAACGAGGCATCAGCTTAATTTATTCCATTGCTAAACCGTTGAAAAAGTTTCTTGCTAAGCGCGACATGGTCCCAGGCAGAACTTTAATGCGATTATGATAAATTTATTGCTTTATAAGCACCTTAGCGGTTTATATGATTAACGATCGCAGGTCGTAGCCGTTGGTTACGCGCGATGACGTTGAAGGAATCGTTCGATAAGAAATACTGGTCGGTCTATAAGCCTTTCCGGGCGTATCTCGGCACGATTTACGCCAACTGTATTACTAGTTGTCGCTGGGCAGTTCGAGCTGCTCACCTGATCGGACAAAACGCGCACCGGGATCGAAAGCTCGAGCGTTCACTTTCCTCCGACTCGCTCGGAGACGCTGTAAAACAGCGAGCGCGTTGCACTCTCGACACCGTTACCGTGTTGCGGCTTTTACATAACGCCCGGATAGCTGCTACAACGTTTCAAATCGCGCACGGTTCTGCAACTGGAGTCCTACGCGCGTACACTTGTAATTAAAATGGACACGGATCGTACTAGATAAGAGTAAACTATATGAGTGGTAAACGCGTGGTTATAAGACGCAGTGTTACGGTTTAGGAACCATGGTAACTCGCTGAGAAATATCTATTTAACTTTTACAGTAATCGTAGTATCGTTGAAAATGTTATATAACGCGCGAAGCTAGGTTTGCTTACTTTTTGTCTACACTTTCCATTGGATATTTCGTACAGTTGTCGCTGGATAGTTCTTCCGTACGGTAATAATAAAGAAATTGAAGTATGATTTAGGCGACCGTCACGCATCAGGCAACTCTTCCTCGTTGCAACGCATTACACGATGAAACGCAAACATTAGGTAGAAAGTTGCTGCGAATATTTCGTGGAACGACCGTTGTTACGTATAACTGGCTGTAATTGTCATGCTGCGCCGTTAATAGCTCTGCACTTATTATTATCGTTCGTCCGTGTGTAAATTTATAGTGCACGGTTTGACAACGTTTCGTACTTCTTTCTCTTCGATGcaatttatcaaaatttattgCCTCTTTCGTTCCTTGAAAAACTGTTGATATTTCGATTGTAGCAGAGCAACAGAGTAACCATGAAGCTGGACGTTAGTTACACCGACCATTCGCACATTATTGGAAAGGGCGGTCTGACGATTAAACGAGTGATGGAGGAAACCGGCTGTCACATTCATTTCCCGGACAGTAACCGTAGCAATCACCAAGAGAAGAGTAATCAAGTCTCCATTGCTGGAGAAATGGAGGGTGTTGAGCGAGCCCGTGCTCGAGTCAGGGTAAGCCGGATCGTTATCGAGCGAGATCGTTGTCACAGTCTCTTTTAACGCGCTCACTGTCGGACTAAATTCCTGAAACTTTCCATATTTACCTTCCAGACGATtagatattaatttaaaatgtgTCGTACTTACTGTCCCTGGCCATCGGAATTAGGACCACTCGAAAACACAAAGATGAATCGTTAGACTGTAAATGTTTCAGCAGTTCTCGAGCAATCTTAATTCGAGAATTCCATCCAGATCCATCCATCAACGCGTTAATCGTTCGTCGTGTTTGCAGAATCTTACGCCCCTGATTTTCTCGTTCGAGTTGCCGATCATGGGTTCCTCGCAGACCGTTCCCGACTCCACTTCCCCGTACGTGGTTAAGATCCAAGAGAAGTACAACGTTCAGGTGATGTTCCGTACGAGGCCAAAGTTGCACGCCACCCTGGTCGTGGTGAAGGGCTGCGAATGGGAGGTGTCGCAAGTGAAGGAAGCGACCGTGCTACTGATTCACTACATGTGCCAAAACTTAGCTGTAAGGCTAACTCGATCGCTCGTAAATATGCGTTACAATTACCAACGTCTCTAGCGCGCTCTTTCGTATTCGCAGAGTCAAATACAAGTACAAATGTCGATGGAGATCTCGCCGCAACATCATAGCATCGTGCTGGGGAAGCAGAGCTGCAACTTGAAGATGATCATGCAGCGCACAGCCACGCAAATCATGTTCCCCGACGCTGGTGATCCAAACATTCCCAGTTTGAAGAAGAGCAACATCACGATCACAGGTGGTATCCATAACGTCTACTTGGCCCGACAACAGTTAGTGGTAAGTCACGTTTGTTCGCGTGATTCGGTTATCTAGTATCGGAAGACCTTTTATCGTTTTACTCCCACCGTAAACTCTTAAACTCTTTCTCTTCTTTGAAATACTTACCCTACGCGGATGGTCGAAATTCCAGGGCTCTTTGCCGTTGGTTTTGATGTTCGATCTACCGGAGGATACTATGCCGTCCGTCGACACGGACAACATCTCCCAGCTGATGCAGACGTTGGACGTGTTCATAAACGTGAGGCACAAACCGAAGCAAAGCTCGCTTTCCGTGATCATCAAGGGAATCGAACGTAACGCCGGAAGCATTTACGAAGCGAGGAAACAGCTGTTGGGCTTGGACGAGCCTAGGATGCACGCGGAGATTCCAGCCACTTATCATGTccctaacgccggtaatgtctttcAGGGAAACACCATCAACGGGAACGGTAGGCATCGTTATAACATCGCTTCGCGCCGAGTTTAGTTCGATTCTACCAATCTCTGTAAACTCGTAGGTTCCAACAATATGGTCGGCGGCAATCTGTCGGAGAACTTGTCGAATTTGCTGTCGGTGAACACGCAGAATCCTCCGTACTGCGTGTCGCCGGTGTCCCACTCGCCGAATCCGATGGGCTTGTCGCCTCATTGGGGCTTACCTTCGATACCGTCCATGTTCTCTCCTCTGCCTCTTCATCATACCTACCCGTATCCGCATCTGAACCACTTGCTGACCACGCAGCACGTGATGCACAACAACGCGATGTCTCATCATCCACACGGAATGCAAAATCACGCGTACGCCGGCATCGGGCAACTTCACTCGAACGTGCCATCTGCTGCCAGCTTTCACAGTATTCACGGATTGAACGGCGGCTCGTTGGCGGACAGTAAAGAGAGTAGCGGTAAGTTTCTCGATCGAGTTCTCTCGATCATCGTCGAACAGATGCGATAATTCCGTTTCCTTCAATTTCTTTGTGCAGCATACTCGTCGCTGAGCAGCGTCTCCAGTTCTCTATCTAGTCCCGCGATCAGTCCTCGAAACGTGTCACCGGTCAATCCTACGGAGACTAGTCCTAATTTAGTAGGTGATTTATGTGGCGTATTATCCGACCTCACGGTGAGCGATCGACGAGCACCCGGCTGCGAGAAGAAATCATTGGAAATGGCTGTGCAACAGAATCTCGCTCCCTTCGACTACGAGCAGAAGAAAATCTTAGCTGTGAAAGCGATGCAGTCGAAACCGACCTCCAACGAGTATCGCGTCCCTACTTCCTCGTGGTCCGGCTACGGACTCAGTCAATCCATTCCTCCTATAAGCACGACTGACTTGATCAAGGTAAACCTAACGAGACCGAGACTGTTAGtgataaattgaaatttttcgtacgtccaaccTGAAATTTAGGAAATAAgaacgtgaataaaatttgaataGCAGGAATTGACCACCCCCCATCCGTCTGATTTGTGGAAAGAACCAACGACGCCAGTGTTCAACAGAGAGATTGACTTCGGAATCGGGTCCGGCAAAGAATGCGTTGGACAAATCGGCATAAGTTCCAATTACATGGAGCACACGCCGACCTCGCATCTAAAGAAAATCATGTCTCACAGATACAACGACTTGACCAGTATGCTGACCAGCGTAGGATTGGAAAAATATATTCGTAAGTGATACTAGAAAATAATAGCTATGCATCCCGCACGCTTAAAACGTCAAATGCTTCAGCTTCGAGCTTGCCAAAACGTGCtgcttgtttttttttctcgctAGGCCTGTTCTCGTCTCACGAGGTGGACATGTCTACGTTCCCCTCGTTGACGGAGAAGGACCTCAGCGAAATCGGTATAACCGCTTGGGGCGCGAGGCGCAAAATAATGCTGTTGATCGCTGGTACGTAAGCCGATCCTGTTTTTTCGGTACGGTCGCGGTGATTTGTCCAATTTCCCATCACGACGGTCTCGTTTCTCTTGCAGAGTTGAATAAACGATCTAGTCCATTTTGCGGTAGCGCCGCCCCGGGCGCGGAACGCAAGGCGACCGCGTCGACGACTTCGACCTCGTTGGAGAAGTGCAATCTAGACAGCAAATGGTAAACAGGACGAGGAGAAATGTGGCGAGTCTCGCGACATTTACGCGAATCGGATGCGACCGGATCTATTTCGGACTGTTGTACTTAACGTTCGCACTGCGCTCGCGCGCGGACAATCCCATTTCAAGACACAAAAATTCAAAATCGAAATCGAATTTACGCGGGCCTGCCCGCCGACTCGACAGTAGGGTCAAAAACAAGTATAATTAGTAAGTTAATTTGCGATTACTAGGCACCGGACGAATACATCGAATGATTCTTTTTTTCTGATCGAGGACCGTTTccaactcttttttttttcattttttttccccccacaGTCCTCGGTTCGCGCGCTCGGATGGTGCCTTAGGTTAAGAAGCTCGTTACTACTTTCGTTTCGTTAACTTTTTTTTTACGTTGCTGGGAGCCCTTTGCGCGCGGTCGATCGCTCGACGACGCGCAACGGCTTCGAATGATCTTTCTCCGGTCCAGCGACGCTCGGCGGATCGACGCTTTTCGTCGTCGACCTGCCACGGAGGCGTCGCTCGACGCGCGTTCGTTTATCGTGTGTTTGTGTGTAACGGTGAAGAGGTTCGTGATGTGGCGTACAGTGTAAATCGGTGATAACGGTTCGATTAAATTAACGAAGCGTCGAAGAAGCTTCGGAGCTTGATATGCGATGGACGGGGCATGTCCCGTGCGTTCAGCGGCGTTTCGCCCTAGCaaagttaaaatatttaatctcGACTAAGCTCGAAATTCGGCGGGCGGGCAAAAGGCCTGCTCGCAGCCGCATTTCCGAGTTTTACAAAGTAACAAAGTATTTATTATTCACTCGCGAAATACGCTGAACGCACGCCGAGCGACTGCAAGAATTCTTTCCACGTTAAGAACCGGAAGGACGGATGCAAGCTTGAACGTTTGAGGACGCTTCGAGTCAAGTACGGAGAATGGAAACTTGCCTCTTCGCGGATTAATGTCATACGTTGTCGTACACTTTCTGGCAAGTGTACATCTCGGGATAGAACGTTCATTCTCCGTACTATAAATTACGACGTTCAATACGACTCGAGCCTCGAAGTATCCTCGAAAATCTGATTCGAGTTCAACTCGACGATTAACGTTCTCCACGTTCTACGAGTCTTTTGCAGCTACTAAATCAATCATAATCGATCGGTCGCGCGATCGATTATTTCGGGTGCGTCGTAAGTTCTCcacacttttcttttttttcttctttttttttttatgccgAAGTACTGGATATGCATGCACTCGAGGAACATTATTTTTGTTGCAATAAACCGTACGCGCGCGTTCACGGTTCAGTTTTCACAGGTTGCAATTTTACGGAAGTAAGATGTCTCGCTcgatataaattattaatattttaaaccttttttttttctttttttttgcacaAATGTAATAGAAGCGTTAGGTAACGAGCTGACGCTCTGCTCGCTGTAATTTGACAACATTTAGGGAACAGACGTATTCCGTCAACGCGATCCAGGCGTCTAATTAATTTATATCGTCAGGAATATAAATTGCTCTGTTGATCGGTAGAAAGTCGGAACAAAGTTTCGCGGCCGAGCTTTACCGGAAATGCCTAGCGAACAATTTTACCGCTGAAAGTTCTTGACTAAGTCTTGTGTGAAGTCTTTTTATGCATAAATTATTCTTTTCGGTGCAGTACGATTGCGTGCTCGGGAGTAATCGAAATgttagtaaaaaaaaaagaaatactatGTGTTTTCTACGCGTATGTGATGTAACAAGACTGTCCGATCGTCCCTGTTCCTCGTGTTCGTTTCCTGTTAAATATAGAACATGCTCGCTTCGAAAGTATCTCGATCCGTACGATCGTTGCAACGATCGGACGACGAACATTCGTGAACTTGCTGTGCCTTCGTAGCGAGGAATTGttgtttttgtttttgcgataccGGTGGAACGTCGCAAAGCATTAAACTTGCAATGGTCGATCACTGTTATCGAGGTGAATCCTGATCGATGGTCGCGAGATGCCTCTCGTTGCGAGTTTCGTTCGTTATTTGCGCgcgtttttcataattttcgccGTGCGAGATCCTGGCACGATCGATCGGAATTCCATAAATTGTTTAGATAGATATGTCAACTGTTCTTCGATGTTCCTAcctaatatatatacatacctatACTAATTTTTGCACGATTTTGCGAATAAAGTAGTTGATatggaaattaaaatttaaaaaaaatcaagtgaaaagaaaaaaataatgatATACGAGGACGCGACAACGAGTTGTTGAATGTCTAGCGTTCGAGCATCGCGATACAAATTGAAACGATAATTCGCCTTATAGTCTGTTTTTCCTCCTGACACGTTGCGAACGGCAATTTCGTGacacgtctctctctctctatctttcccactttctctctctctttctttttcataCTCGACCTGCGCGACAGACAAGATAACATCGTTGCATCGTACCGATTATGAAAACTATTCGTCGCAATGAAACTTGATGCATTTGCATGCTTAAGGACGCGACAACGTATACTTTTTATAAAACAGAAATATAATACTAGGCGACGAGAAGAGAGGGCCGTCTATGAAGTTTTCCATCTATCGAGATAATTCAGTCGAACGTGCCTTTTTGAAGCCTGCTTCAGAGTCGAGAAATCGTCCTACCGCGATTAACAAATTTAGTATTATAACAGGATACGATAGCGTTAACTATATACCTCAGGTTTCGACCCGTGTTTACGAGTCCATACAATAATTTGAAAACCGAACAACCGGAAGTATTTGCCAACGACTAATCGATTCGTCGCAACGTTCCCATCGCTCTCGTAGCGTTTACGTATTAATAGAAGAGAgagaagaaaaatgaaaaaacatTCCAACGAATAGAACCCAAACGAGTTAAAGGTTAAAGATGAAAGCGGATAAAACGAGTTTAATTAAACGTATTTTCGATATGTCCCGAAGCAACGATAACTCTTGCTAGATTAATCGAGAGACGTGCCCGCCCATCGAGCAACCGTGGCAATTCAACGAATAAATTAACGAGCAACGTGTATCGTTGCATATTGCGTTGGGTGTACGAAAAGGAGAATCGTTTTACGATAATGCAGCATGATATTTTTATACGGTAGTCTAATAATTCCGAGAAGCAACGAACATTATCATATCCGATCCAATTGTCGTTTGTTTCGAAGGAAACGTCGAGGAAATCGAAATGTTGTATCGAAGCGAATGAAGAAAATTTTGTAttgctattttttaataaaaaaatatatatatacaattatacataaatatgtaCAGGTCGGTAGATTCGTATCACTGTCGCACACAGTCGTTGAATTTACAAAGCGTGTTCGAGTATCGGTGACGGCGTCGCTTCGTACATTTTCATATTTCCAACGTAGAGCTGCGTGTCGCAGGCGGGACACTGAAATTCGTTCGTCGCCGTGAAGTGAGCctttaaacaataataacaaAAGATGTGCTCGCAACCCGCGTGCGCTGGCAAGATCGGAGAATCGTTACAGTAGCAGCATTTGGTCGTCGAATCCATGGTCGGAAACGACACCAGAACAGCTGGTCGACTTCTCCGCGGAAAAATCCTTTTTAGCGAGTATTTCAAATAATGAAAGTTGATTAACGGTAAACCGGTGGTGAATAATTCCATCAAACCGTGCCAA
This genomic window from Colletes latitarsis isolate SP2378_abdomen chromosome 8, iyColLati1, whole genome shotgun sequence contains:
- the Bicc gene encoding protein bicaudal C isoform X4, with the protein product MTVVMEETNTYVTWPSRLKIGAKSKKDPHIKVAGRPDDVRTAKEKIMEILDTRQSNRVTMKLDVSYTDHSHIIGKGGLTIKRVMEETGCHIHFPDSNRSNHQEKSNQVSIAGEMEGVERARARVRNLTPLIFSFELPIMGSSQTVPDSTSPYVVKIQEKYNVQVMFRTRPKLHATLVVVKGCEWEVSQVKEATVLLIHYMCQNLASQIQVQMSMEISPQHHSIVLGKQSCNLKMIMQRTATQIMFPDAGDPNIPSLKKSNITITGGIHNVYLARQQLVGSLPLVLMFDLPEDTMPSVDTDNISQLMQTLDVFINVRHKPKQSSLSVIIKGIERNAGSIYEARKQLLGLDEPRMHAEIPATYHVPNAGNVFQGNTINGNGSNNMVGGNLSENLSNLLSVNTQNPPYCVSPVSHSPNPMGLSPHWGLPSIPSMFSPLPLHHTYPYPHLNHLLTTQHVMHNNAMSHHPHGMQNHAYAGIGQLHSNVPSAASFHSIHGLNGGSLADSKESSAYSSLSSVSSSLSSPAISPRNVSPVNPTETSPNLVGDLCGVLSDLTVSDRRAPGCEKKSLEMAVQQNLAPFDYEQKKILAVKAMQSKPTSNEYRVPTSSWSGYGLSQSIPPISTTDLIKQELTTPHPSDLWKEPTTPVFNREIDFGIGSGKECVGQIGISSNYMEHTPTSHLKKIMSHRYNDLTSMLTSVGLEKYIRLFSSHEVDMSTFPSLTEKDLSEIGITAWGARRKIMLLIAELNKRSSPFCGSAAPGAERKATASTTSTSLEKCNLDSKW
- the Bicc gene encoding protein bicaudal C isoform X1; amino-acid sequence: MRPDEVIQNERRATETMSETSEGTATTSVSGKSGFESREELRDIAAVLGIGNPEDLYQERFRVDRRKLEQMLLGDNDTPKPADKFFHTVMEETNTYVTWPSRLKIGAKSKKDPHIKVAGRPDDVRTAKEKIMEILDTRQSNRVTMKLDVSYTDHSHIIGKGGLTIKRVMEETGCHIHFPDSNRSNHQEKSNQVSIAGEMEGVERARARVRNLTPLIFSFELPIMGSSQTVPDSTSPYVVKIQEKYNVQVMFRTRPKLHATLVVVKGCEWEVSQVKEATVLLIHYMCQNLASQIQVQMSMEISPQHHSIVLGKQSCNLKMIMQRTATQIMFPDAGDPNIPSLKKSNITITGGIHNVYLARQQLVGSLPLVLMFDLPEDTMPSVDTDNISQLMQTLDVFINVRHKPKQSSLSVIIKGIERNAGSIYEARKQLLGLDEPRMHAEIPATYHVPNAGNVFQGNTINGNGSNNMVGGNLSENLSNLLSVNTQNPPYCVSPVSHSPNPMGLSPHWGLPSIPSMFSPLPLHHTYPYPHLNHLLTTQHVMHNNAMSHHPHGMQNHAYAGIGQLHSNVPSAASFHSIHGLNGGSLADSKESSAYSSLSSVSSSLSSPAISPRNVSPVNPTETSPNLVGDLCGVLSDLTVSDRRAPGCEKKSLEMAVQQNLAPFDYEQKKILAVKAMQSKPTSNEYRVPTSSWSGYGLSQSIPPISTTDLIKQELTTPHPSDLWKEPTTPVFNREIDFGIGSGKECVGQIGISSNYMEHTPTSHLKKIMSHRYNDLTSMLTSVGLEKYIRLFSSHEVDMSTFPSLTEKDLSEIGITAWGARRKIMLLIAELNKRSSPFCGSAAPGAERKATASTTSTSLEKCNLDSKW
- the Bicc gene encoding protein bicaudal C isoform X3 encodes the protein MRPDEVIQNERRATETMSETSEGTATTSVSGKSGFESREELRDIAAVLGIGNPEDLYQERFRVDRRKLEQMLLGDNDTPKPADKFFHTVMEETNTYVTWPSRLKIGAKSKKDPHIKVAGRPDDVRTAKEKIMEILDTRQSNRVTMKLDVSYTDHSHIIGKGGLTIKRVMEETGCHIHFPDSNRSNHQEKSNQVSIAGEMEGVERARARVRNLTPLIFSFELPIMGSSQTVPDSTSPYVVKIQEKYNVQVMFRTRPKLHATLVVVKGCEWEVSQVKEATVLLIHYMCQNLASQIQVQMSMEISPQHHSIVLGKQSCNLKMIMQRTATQIMFPDAGDPNIPSLKKSNITITGGIHNVYLARQQLVGSLPLVLMFDLPEDTMPSVDTDNISQLMQTLDVFINVRHKPKQSSLSVIIKGIERNAGSIYEARKQLLGLDEPRMHAEIPATYHVPNAGNVFQGNTINGNGSNNMVGGNLSENLSNLLSVNTQNPPYCVSPVSHSPNPMGLSPHWGLPSIPSMFSPLPLHHTYPYPHLNHLLTTQHVMHNNAMSHHPHGMQNHAYAGIGQLHSNVPSAASFHSIHGLNGGSLADSKESSAYSSLSSVSSSLSSPAISPRNVSPVNPTETSPNLVGDLCGVLSDLTVSDRRAPGCEKKSLEMAVQQNLAPFDYEQKKILAVKAMQSKPTSNEYRVPTSSWSGYGLSQSIPPISTTDLIKQELTTPHPSDLWKEPTTPVFNREIDFGIGSGKECVGQIGISSNYMEHTPTSHLKKIMSHRYNDLTSMLTSVGLEKYIQLNKRSSPFCGSAAPGAERKATASTTSTSLEKCNLDSKW
- the Bicc gene encoding protein bicaudal C isoform X5, whose protein sequence is MEETNTYVTWPSRLKIGAKSKKDPHIKVAGRPDDVRTAKEKIMEILDTRQSNRVTMKLDVSYTDHSHIIGKGGLTIKRVMEETGCHIHFPDSNRSNHQEKSNQVSIAGEMEGVERARARVRNLTPLIFSFELPIMGSSQTVPDSTSPYVVKIQEKYNVQVMFRTRPKLHATLVVVKGCEWEVSQVKEATVLLIHYMCQNLASQIQVQMSMEISPQHHSIVLGKQSCNLKMIMQRTATQIMFPDAGDPNIPSLKKSNITITGGIHNVYLARQQLVGSLPLVLMFDLPEDTMPSVDTDNISQLMQTLDVFINVRHKPKQSSLSVIIKGIERNAGSIYEARKQLLGLDEPRMHAEIPATYHVPNAGNVFQGNTINGNGSNNMVGGNLSENLSNLLSVNTQNPPYCVSPVSHSPNPMGLSPHWGLPSIPSMFSPLPLHHTYPYPHLNHLLTTQHVMHNNAMSHHPHGMQNHAYAGIGQLHSNVPSAASFHSIHGLNGGSLADSKESSAYSSLSSVSSSLSSPAISPRNVSPVNPTETSPNLVGDLCGVLSDLTVSDRRAPGCEKKSLEMAVQQNLAPFDYEQKKILAVKAMQSKPTSNEYRVPTSSWSGYGLSQSIPPISTTDLIKQELTTPHPSDLWKEPTTPVFNREIDFGIGSGKECVGQIGISSNYMEHTPTSHLKKIMSHRYNDLTSMLTSVGLEKYIRLFSSHEVDMSTFPSLTEKDLSEIGITAWGARRKIMLLIAELNKRSSPFCGSAAPGAERKATASTTSTSLEKCNLDSKW